The following nucleotide sequence is from Salvelinus sp. IW2-2015 unplaced genomic scaffold, ASM291031v2 Un_scaffold7198, whole genome shotgun sequence.
GACAAACGTCACCCCCACCACCGTGGCCTTCTGCACGGGACAACAATACATTATCATTCATCAGGAAACACAAATTCATCTTTTTGACAGTTTGTTTTAGGCTGTAGTGCCATCTAGTGGAGAATAGATCTCAGTGTTCTTGTCTGTAACTATTAACTATCTATATTTCCATATGGTCTCATCTTACCGCTGCAGCTGAGATGCCTGCTGTCTGAGCAGCGATGGGAGTGGACTTCTTGACGTTCTTGAACCCCTCTGTTCCACATGATGTTCTGACCATGAACTGGCCCTCGCAGTCTGTCACCTGGACATGTGTACTGGACGGAGACATTAAAATATATCACCTGGACATGTGTACTGGAGGGAGACATTAAATATATCAGCTATTCACATCACTGTCTGTCAGCTTACTTGTTATATGTGGCTTTGATATGTGCTATTGGCAACTCCTCGTACTTCTTCCCAGCCCATCTCAGCACACTGTCCTGGCCAGGCATCGGAGGGAGGTGACTTAGGGAGGAGGAAGAAACATGGGGAAACTGTTGGAAACGTGACAATATTGACTGTTACCAAAATCACATTTCAAACAAGCATACTAAGAATAGAAGGAATATGCTGGTTTCTAGCCTTTAACtcggtgaggatgttgcctgtaaaccagggcttctggttgggatatgtacgtacggtcactgtgtgggaatgacgtcgtcaatgcacttattaatgaagccggtgactgcgGTGATATACTCCTTAataccattggatgaatccctgaacttattccagtctctgctagcaaaacagtcctgtaacgtagcatccgcgtcatctgaccacttctgtattgagcgaatcactggtacttcctgctttagtttttgcttgttagcaggaatcaggaggatagaattatggtcagattttccaaatggagggtgagggagagctttgtacgcgtctctgtgtaaGGAGTAAAGGTGGGctaggattttttcccccctctggttgcacatgtgacatgctggtagaaatgaggtcaaactGATTCAGAGGAGATgcttctccctacagttctcagccatACTGACTTCTCTGACAGTTCTCAGCCATTCTGCCTTCCTACAGTTCTCAGCCATACTgcttctccctacagttctcagccattctgccttctccctacagctctcagccattctgccttctccctacagtttcTCAGCCATTCTgcttctccctacagttctcagccatgctgccttctccctacagttctcagccatACTAACTTCTCCACAGTTCAGCCATACTGCCTTCTCCCTCAGTTCTCAGTCATTCTGCTTCTCCCTACAGCTCTCAGCCATACTGCCTTCTCCTACAGTTCTCAGTCATTCTGCTTCTCCTACAGCTCTCAGCCATGCTGTTTCTCCTACAGTTTCAGTCATTCTGCTTTCCCTAAGCTCTCAGCCATATAGCCTTCTCCTACAGTTCTCAGCCATGGTGTTTCTCCATTTCAGTCATTCTGCTTCTCCCTACAGCTCTCAGCCATactgccttctccctacagttctcagTCATTCTGCCTCTCCTACAGTTTCTCAAGCCATCTGCTCTCCTACAGTTCTCAGCCATGCTGCTCTCCTAAGTTCTAGCCATGTCCTTCTCCTACAGTTCTCAGCCATGCGGCTTCTCTACAGCTCTCAGCATGCTGCGTCACTAAGTTCTAGCATGCTGACTTCTCTACAGCTCTCAGCATGCTGCTTCACCCTACAGTTTCTCAGCCATTCACTTCGCCCACAACTggctcatgtgaactacaatccacCGCTGTGTCATCAATCtttcaaataaaacaataagCCATTTGGCCAGATCCATCCAGCAAAACTATATTCAGCTACACTTCCTATTTCGCTGACACAGGTGTACGGAGCATgctagattttattttatttatccgttgTTTTAACAGATCAGTTGACTGagaacgttctcatttacagcaacgacctggggaagtAGTTACAGGGGACAGGAGGGGGTGAATGAGCAATtgtaactggggattattaggtgaccatgatggtttgagggccagattgggaattgaCCATGGGACCaagtaccatgggatctttaatgacctcagagagtcaggacacccgtttaacgtcccatccgaaagacggcaaaccctacacagggcagtgtcccacATCATGCCTGGGGCATTGGGAAtagttttagaccagaggaaagagtggctccttactggccctccaacccacttccagcagcatctggtctcccatccagggactgaccaggacaacCCTGCTGAGCTTCAAGAGCAATAGATAGCTGATTAACACAGGTAGTCCACTCTGTCTTCATAAAAAGCAATgaaacatggagatatggctgtgtgggaacaCTACCCTATAAAGGTG
It contains:
- the LOC112079199 gene encoding small ribosomal subunit protein uS11m, with product MPGQDSVLRWAGKKYEELPIAHIKATYNNTHVQVTDCEGQFMVRTSCGTEGFKNVKKSTPIAAQTAGISAAAKATVVGVTFVRVLVKGLGPGRLVRTF